One part of the Alphaproteobacteria bacterium genome encodes these proteins:
- a CDS encoding NAD(P)-dependent oxidoreductase, which produces MKIGLCGTGNMGAAMGERLMEKKHKLTVWNRTTRRTKPLVDAGAVRVETPANLFEGNDVVISITIDDKAVKSIYEGRGGLLSGNLKGKLVIEMSTLMPETTRRLAERVKAAGGAFVECPVGGSTTPARTGNLIGMAGGTPAAFKRAKPILDQLCRRLDRVGAVGAGTTMKLAINLPLLAYWEALGEALALTETAGIKRDVAADILADSSGAAKVAPARLPWIVDAIGGKFPKVAPFEMTGGAKDAAQMVALARANGFDVPVIDATRKSYKEAANGAWAGRDFALLSAWRVAQSKKRKPAAAKAKSKAGKRR; this is translated from the coding sequence CACAGTCTGGAACCGGACCACACGCCGGACCAAACCTCTCGTCGATGCCGGAGCGGTTCGCGTCGAAACACCTGCGAATCTGTTCGAAGGCAATGATGTGGTGATCAGCATCACCATCGACGACAAGGCGGTGAAATCGATCTATGAGGGCCGCGGCGGTCTGCTGTCGGGCAACCTCAAGGGCAAGCTGGTGATCGAGATGAGCACCCTGATGCCCGAGACGACGCGCCGGCTCGCCGAACGGGTCAAGGCAGCGGGCGGCGCATTCGTCGAATGCCCGGTCGGCGGCTCGACCACGCCGGCACGGACCGGCAATCTCATCGGCATGGCCGGCGGTACGCCCGCGGCCTTCAAGCGCGCCAAGCCGATCCTGGATCAGCTCTGCCGCCGGCTCGACCGGGTCGGCGCGGTCGGCGCCGGCACCACGATGAAGCTCGCGATCAATCTGCCGCTTCTCGCCTACTGGGAAGCGCTCGGAGAGGCGCTTGCCCTGACCGAAACCGCCGGCATAAAACGCGATGTGGCCGCCGATATTCTGGCGGATTCCAGCGGTGCGGCGAAAGTCGCCCCCGCGCGCCTGCCCTGGATCGTGGATGCGATCGGCGGGAAGTTCCCCAAGGTCGCCCCGTTCGAGATGACCGGAGGGGCCAAGGATGCCGCGCAGATGGTCGCGCTCGCGCGCGCGAATGGATTCGACGTGCCCGTAATCGATGCCACGCGCAAGTCGTACAAGGAAGCGGCCAACGGGGCCTGGGCGGGGCGTGATTTCGCGTTGCTTTCTGCCTGGCGTGTCGCCCAGAGCAAGAAGCGCAAACCGGCGGCGGCAAAAGCCAAATCGAAAGCCGGAAAGCGGCGTTGA